From the genome of Rhododendron vialii isolate Sample 1 chromosome 10a, ASM3025357v1:
TGAGCTCGTGTTTGTTCGTTAAAAGCTTATTTAAGATCAGCTTGTTACATAATCAAACCCCAAGCTTGAACATActtttgaaactcgttaagaTTTCCAGGCTCGTTCGGTTTATTATTATGCATAAAAAAACTCAAGCTACTTGAGATTGGCtcgtgtttggcttgattaaagtTCGTTCGTCTCATAAATAAGCTAAGCTTGAACATaattttgaagctcgttaagttaTCAAACCAAACTTGATCAGCTACCTACTTGGCTTGTTTAGCACCCCTACATCTGagtttcggatttttttttgatcatctcTGAGCTTTTGATTGTAAATAGTAGTAATTTCCAAGTATGATGTATTGTAATTTCAACTTGTAGACCTTCTTTGCAGTTGGAGCAGCAACTTCAATAGCATCTTCTGTCATCTACCATCTTCTCCTGATATTCCTCTCCCTTTTGCCTTTTCTGCCCGTATCCGGTGCTTCCAACGTAAATTTGAGCTCGTCACTTACTGCCACTACTGGTGAAAACTCCCCATGGATTTCGCCTTCCGGGGATTTCGCCTTTGGATTCCGCCAAGTTTACGATGCAAGCATCTTCTTGCTTGCTGTTTGGTATGACAAATTGCCCGACAGAACCATCGTGTggcatgcaaatacatcaactcCAGTTCAAACCGGATCAAAGATTGATCTCTCAGTAGATGGGCTCACTCTAGCTGGTCCTCAAGGCCAAACACTATGGAAGGCCGAACCCAGCACCACCGCTGCTATTTCCTACGCTAGCATGCTTGATACCGGCAATTTTGTGCTTTTTTCAACTGGTGCTAGCAATGCTGTTTACGCATGGGAGAGTTTCAACTACCCCACAGACACCATCCTGCCAACTCAAATACTGCCAAGGGGAGGCATGTTGTATTCTAGACTGACTGAAACCAACTACTCAAGAGGAAGGTTTGAGCTTCGTTTCACCACCGATGGGAACCTTGAGCTCAATCCTATCGCCTGGCCAAGTGAATTCCGTTATACCTCTTATTGGAGCAGTAGTGGAACAGTTTCCACTACCGGTAATACTTCTGAATCTGGGTTTCAACTGGTTTTCAATCAATCAGATATTTATATCGAGAAAGGGAATGGAGATACTGTGCAACTGTTTAACAGCGTTCCTGCTCCGAATTACCCCTCCAACTACCATCGCGCAACACTGGGTTATGATGGTGTTTTCCGTCAATATACTTTTCCCAGGAGTTCTGATGGCGACCGGTTTTGGTCCATTGTTAGAGGGATCCCTAGAAACATATGTGAGCTATTAAATGAAGTTGGCAGTGGTGCATGTGGGTTCAATAGCTACTGCATGACAAATGATGGCACTCCGAATTGCCAATGCCCGGAGGGGTATTCTCTAACGGATCCGAATAACAAACCTGGTGGCTGCAAACCGAATTTCCCTCTAGGTTGTGGAGTAGACGGGTCTAGAAACCAAGAAGACTTGTATGAACTAAAGAGAATGGGCGACGTGGATTGGCCACTGGGAGAATACGAAACTTTGCAACCGTACAATCAAACTCAGTGTGAAGAGTCTTGTTTGCACGATTGTTCATGTGCGGTTGCCATATTTTCCGCGGGcaacacatgcaagaagaaGAGGCTACCGCTGACTAATGGGAGGTTAAACTATGGAGTAGCTATCATCAAAGTGAGGAAAGGTTCTGCTGCTCTCCCTCCTCCATTCACTTCTGGCTCTGATGATGATATCAAGCCCAAATCAAAGAGAGAAAATCAAATTCTCACGTGGACACTTTTTTCTGGCGGCTCTGGGCTATTCAACATTCTATTGCTAGCTGCAGTAATTTCTCTAGTGGTACTCTTGAGGCATAGGAAAAAATATAATAAGCTGGTGGTACATGATTCTGATTTCCCGGATACAAATTTGCGGATTTTCACTTTCAAACAACTCAAAGAAGCGACAGACGGGTTCAAGGAAGGCTTGGGAAGCGGCTCTTTCGGCACAGTTTACAAAGGTGTATTGACAAACGGTTCAAAGAACCAAGTTGCAGTCAAGGTGTTGGAGAAGCTGATTAAGGACGGAGAGAGGGAATTCAATGCTGAAGTGAGTGCGATTGGAAAAACCCATCATAGGAACTTAGTCAAATTGCTTGGATACTGTAACGAGGGGCCTAACCGACTTCTTGTTTATGAGTTCATGAGCAATGGTAGTTTAGCCGATTTTCTTTTCGGCCAAACTCCAAGACCTGATTGGTATCGAAGGACTCAACTAGCCTTGGGGATTGCAAGAGGCTTAGTGTACTTGCATGAGGAATGCAGCACCCCAATCATCCACTGTGACATAAAGCCTCAAAACATTCTCCTCGATGAACATTTAACTGCCCGAATCTCTGACTTTGGATTGGCAAAATCATTAGCGCTTGATCAGACTCGAACTCGTACTGGAATAAGAGGAACAAGAGGATACGTGGCTCCTGAATGGTTCAAAAGTGCACCTGTGACAGTTAAAGTGGACGTCTACAGTTTTGGTGTCATGTTGCTGGAGATCATTTGCTGTAGAAAGAGCGTGGAAATCGATTTCGAGGATGAAAGAGTGATACTAACCGAATGGGCTTATGACTGCTACAAGGAAAGGAGACTAGATGCATTGGTGGACAATGAAGAGGCGGTGATGAGAGATATTGCGATGCTGCGCAGATGGGTCAAGACAGCTCTCTGTTGTGTACAAGAGAGTCCTTCAAAGAGGCCTACAATGAAGATGGTCATACAAATGCTGGAAGGATATGTCGAAGTTCCTATTCCCACTTGcgcttcttcttccttttgctCAGGCTTAGATTAACTCATGAGACTTGAAGCCCCAAGCAATTCAACTAAGCATGCAAGTCCTTTCCtaagttctctcttcttcttcttctttccggTAATAATGCAAGGTGTCCCGGGCCAGCTTGCGCTCACATCGGACACTCTTTTGTTTGTatgtgtttctctctctctctctctctctctcgcgttgTTTGCTGTCTCGGTTGATATTATGTGATGTGCACGTTGTGTCAATTTGTTCCATGCAAGTTTGTAACTTTTTGACACACTTTAGGTAATGAATAGAAGATTAAAGAAGTGTTTGGCTGGTAAAGTGGAAATGATGGAATCAAAAAGATGAGTGCAGTACTGTGAATTCATGAGTGATGCAAATGTCCAGTGTATTGAAGCCAATATGCAGGTTGTTCTTGCTCAATACTTTCTTGGTTTGCAGGGAATAGACTGTGAGGTACTGCACACTCCTGAACTACGATTTGGTTCAGAGTGTGATTCATTGTGGTCGGTTTCAGTCGCTTGTGGTTCCGATCACATTGTGCACTCTATTGATGTGGTCGGAACCGCATATAAGCAATCTTAATTGACCACAATACAGAATTCCTCCGACCATGTGTTGAGTTTACAGTCCTTTGAGAAGCCAGTTTGCAAGCTGGTTAAATGAGCTGCTCAGATTAGATTTatcattgttttgttttgagctCTTAGATTGAAGCAAGACAGGATgcatttccttctctctctctgttgcgGAAAACCGAAAGCAGTAAATATGACCACATCACTCTTTGGCTTGTTTTTGTACTTGCATTTCAAATATTTGTGGTTAGCCCTGCAAACAACAAAATTGCTCGAGACTCAGCTTGACTTGTTTAATAATCaagtcgagcttgagctcgagttttgggGTCGTTAAATAAACGAGTTGGGCTTAACACTCCAAAACTCGGCTTGACCGGAAAAAATAGGCCCGACTCTTTTATAGAGGTtcgtttaataaatgaattaggctcggctcgttaaggacTCGATCCTTTTGCAGCCAAGCCGAGTTTGAGCTCAAGTTTTTAACCCGTTTAGTAAATTAGCCGAACTCGATTGAACACAACAAAGCACGGCTCTacttgtttgcagccctatttgCGGTTTGAAACCAGAACTTTGGGTGCTTCTGCAAGTTAACTCACCAAAATCGGACGAAGGAACTcaatttttagcaaaataatgaTTACTCCAAATCGAAATGATTCATTTGTTAAAGCAAATCTCTTTGCGCGCCCCCCGACACACCCCCGACCAAACTACCCCCGGCAATAATTCACTCAACCCACgccattttcttattttttatttatttacttaataacttttatatctttttttattaatattatttaagtgttccaattttcaatccggttgaatcgatgcaaagatcttatttttttttttatcattttgtcttcaatgatcataatgaatttttgactcgaaggcctttcaacaagtaccttaagacttattatttagtttcaggtctctcttagggtgctcattgaaaggccttagagccaaaaattcattacgaccatttatgatgaaatgataagaaaaataagatcttcacactggttcgaacgaattaaaaatcggaagacttattttttttactctttatatgtatttttaaattatttaatattatatgcgtgaataaatttttttatgttattgcaattttactcttatttttttactcttattcaaattttataattcttttatgttattgaattcattaattttgtttttatttatttattttatctattttatttctaaccacttgtttagatttcttttatctttttatcttcaactataatcactcatttaaattttctttttatcttcaattacaaccacacattcagtaaaacaaaaaactactaaaagtaaaacaaaaaaatagtaaaagttaaaagttaaaaaaaaacaaaaacagtaattaaatcttttaaaagaaaaaaaactagtaaaagttaaaaaaaaactaaaatggtaattaaagtattttaaaagtaaaaaaaattagtaaaagtaaaaaaaaacagtaattatttacttttaaaaaacaaaaaaaaaactaatcaaagtaaaaagaaaaaaaaaaccgaaaaaggAGGAAAGGAGGGGCAAAGGGGGGAAAGGTAGTGGGGCCGGGGGGAGGGGGTGTGTGAGGGGTGCGAGAAGAGGCTCTCCCCGAACATTTATTTGGTTTGTAGATAAATTACGTGAATCAAATCCGGGCCAGTGGGGCCCATAACTCGGCCCGAAATTGGATCTCAATTGGAATATACTCATAACTCGGCCTTTTGATTTGTCTTTCCGCCGCCCTTATTtcacctcttttcttttcctgaaaCTTTTATGAACGTAGTTTAATGtagggaactgattttcgcgcttcaagatttactgcaggcgtttcaccttttttttttttataatgtgatattgctggcaacatcagtgtatattttgtttttacactgtaaTGTTGCtagggaactgattttcgcgctccaagatttactgcaggcgctccacctttttgtttttatactgtgatgttgctggcaacatcagtgtatattttgtttttacactgacaacatcacagtgtaaaaacaaaaaggtggagcgcctgcagtaaatcttggagcgcgaatatcaatttccttaatGTATACACAGATCTATTTAGTCTGTAGGTTTTCCATCTACTATGTAGACCCACGTGGATCGAACTATTTCAAATATTCTGTATCTGGTTATCGCACACTCGAACTTGGGATGCTGTCAAGCACTCTAGTGCCAAGCGGGTATCGGGTGACGTCCGGCTGTTCATCTCGACATGGACGACTCAGATGAAATCTAAGCGCATATATAAATTTAAATCGTTCATTACTCGATTAAGATCCAAACCGTCGATTGttgagatgaacggccggagtGACCACTCGAGTAGTTGGTAGCATCCCGCATTCCTACATTGCTCTCATTTTTCCCACTTTTGGTCATCACCAACCACCAAACGACATCGTTCCCCCAATCCCTTTAAACCACTATTTCCCTCTTTTCCCTTTCCACCTATAAATTCCCTACATATGCTCTCCGCCACTACAGTCTCCAAAATTGCAGATCTCTTCACTTCCAAACCCAGAACTTTCAACCCATTCTAGacagagaaagtgagagagagagagagagagagagagagagagagagatccccCTTTTCCACACCCAGAAAACCCACCACCATGGCCATGTCAACAACTTCCCCTAATTCCCTCCACCTAAAAAACCCTAATCGCCACCTCATCAACCCCCCAACCAAAACTTCATTcccaatcaaaacccaaatcaattcATTCCCAATCAACAACTCTTCGGGACCCAAAAAACCCATCTCAATCACCTGCGCCGCATCGCCCCAAGTCCAAGATCGcgcctccgccgccgccgcggGCTCCGAGCGGGTCTTCAACTTCGCCGCCGGCCCGGCAATCTTGCCGGAAAACGTGCTCAGGAGGGCTGAATCGGAGCTCTACAACTGGCGCGGATCGGGCATGAGCGTCATGGAAATGAGCCACAGAGGTAAAGAATTCCGTTCCATTATTGAAAAAGCTGAATCAGATCTACGTACCCTGTTAAACATTTCTTCAGACTACGCCGTCTTGTTCTTGCAAGGCGGCGCCACCACCCAATTCGCCGCCGTGCCATTAAATCTGTGCACCCCAAGCGACACCGTTGATTTCGTtgttactgggtcttggggtgATAAGGCTTTTAAGGAAGCCGTTAAGTATTGTAAGCCCAATGTGATTTGGTCTGGGAAATCCGAGAAGTACACAAAGGTTCCATCTTTTGATGGTTTGGAACAGAACCCAGATGCTAAATACTTGCATATATGCGCGAACGAGACGATTCACGGGGTGGAATTTAAGGACTACCCGACGCCGAGAAATAGGGCTGGTCTGCTGGTGGCTGATATGTCATCCAATTTCTGTTCGAAGCCGGTAGATGTGACCAAGTTCGGATTGATCTACGCGGGTGCCCAGAAGAATGTTGGTCCTTCTGGGGTGACAATTGTGATAGTTAGGAAAGACTTGATTGGGAATGCTCAGGAGATCACTCCTGTGATGCTGGATTACAAGATCCATGCTGATAACAATTCTTTGTATAATACTCCACCTTGTTTTGGGATTTACGTGTGTGGATTGGTGTTTGAGGATTTGCTGGCTCAGGGGGGTTTGGTTGAGGTTGAGAAGAAGAATATTAAGAAGGGTCAGATGCTTTACAATGCGATTGATGAGAGTAAGGGGTTTTATAGGTGCCCGGTTGAGAAATCCGTTAGGTCATTGATGAATGTTCCGTTTACGCTGGAGAAGTCTGAATTGGAGGAAGAATTTGTCAAGGAGGCGGCAAAGGAGAAGATGCTGCAGCTCAAGGGGCACAGGTCGGTTGGGGGGATTCGAGCTTCGATTTACAATGCTATGCCTTTGGCTGGGGTTGAGAAGCTAGTTGCCTTCATGAAGGACTTCCAAGCAAGGCATGGTTGATCTTCTGCTAGAACCTGTAGCATTTTGTTTTCGTTTGTTTCCATTTCATGTTTGTTGTTCTAGTTTGGTTAccttttttgattgtttttgtgCTTATATTGGAATACTAAGGTTAAGATCTCCTGTGAGAAGAATTTAGTATGATGTTGGGGTAGCAAATGGGTCTAGCTCATTGTGATTCTCTTGTATGAGCTAATATCAGCTTTATATCCAATAACAGCATGATGCAagcctttttgttttgtttggttgagttttTATTCATTGTTTTTATGCTATATTGATACCCTCTGTGATTGTTTTTGGGCTTGTATGGCAGTACTAATGATGTTAGCTCCAGTGGGAAGAATATATGCATTAATTTTTACTGGATGTTTCTGGTTAATATCAAAGCAGATGGGTCCTAGCTCATTGTTATTTTCttgtttgaagtttattttgtCGAATAATAGGTTTTGAAGAGAGACTTTATTGAAGTTTTTGGCATTTGCAAAAGTTGGTGTACTAGCCCCAGCAAGTGGGAAGtcaaattattcaatgctctcGCAACACAGCCACATAGTGCTCCAGGACGCTCCAGCACCATATATTCTTGTGGGATTCACGACTAAGTGATTGGATTCCACATAAATGTATGGTGCTGGAATGATCCGGAGTACCCGTGGCTGTGCTCCGAGACTACTAAATAAATAGTCAAGATGGGAAACAATTGTTGAAATGGATGGTTGGGATACTACACTACAGGATCCCGGATCCGTCAATAACTAGGTTTAGGGCTAGCACATTTGGTCATTACTGTACACACTCCATTTATAGATCAATAGGTTAAATTTGTTGAAGTAAGCTGAATTATTAGCTCTCAGGCATAGACTAGTATCGGAGCCTTTCATTGttagtttatttttattcttcctGTGGGAATTATTTCGTAAGTTTAACCTCACATGATGATGTAGTGTTTAATTGTCGTGACTCCGTTGAGTATAACTTTCCTACTGCTTgatatgaaaataataataacaatatttaaaggaaaagaaggagaagaactCTTTGCTACCAAAACTTCCCCATCATCAACCAACCCACCAACTCTCTTGTCGAGTTATGAGCATGACAAAAGCAATTAAACGTGTTATATGAGGTTGGCTTATTCACCGACGCAAAGTTACGCGATCTCGGCCGTTCATTTTCACTTtagacggtccggatttaaatgaaactttaaCTCTCCtccagaaaagtttcattaatatCCGTCCAAAACACTTGTGGACGGTCGCGattcacctccgtaaataaTTGTTCACGAAACCctccgttaaaaaaaaatttctctagaAAAACTCTTTTGGATCTGAAACTTGGTGTGCAAGTTGTCTCTTTATTGTATCCTTCTCTCAATCTTCTGTTCTGATTTAGTAGTAGTactacttttttgtttgtttaagaCTACGACCTTCTGCCCCTTTGACTATTGAGATTAAATAAATTTGTTAGATGTATAATTTGCTTGTTTAAATGGCATGGAAAATAGTTTTCAGTGATGAAAAGGGTACGTAAAGGAGGGTGGTTTCCCCGTTAGCTCGTCTAGACatctgagttataaaaaaaagatagtGGTTTCAGCTTTGGCCTTATAGGTCAAAGTTTTTCATTACTAGGTGAAACCACCAAACAAGAAAACCCAGATAGGTTAAAGGGGGTGTGTTAAGAATAGGGTAGTAATTTTCATACTTTCCCTTATAAATATCGCACACCTATCTTTCTCTTTATTTAAGTAAAATGACTCTTTTatttgcttaattt
Proteins encoded in this window:
- the LOC131303764 gene encoding G-type lectin S-receptor-like serine/threonine-protein kinase LECRK3, with the translated sequence MATYKVGAATSIASSVIYHLLLIFLSLLPFLPVSGASNVNLSSSLTATTGENSPWISPSGDFAFGFRQVYDASIFLLAVWYDKLPDRTIVWHANTSTPVQTGSKIDLSVDGLTLAGPQGQTLWKAEPSTTAAISYASMLDTGNFVLFSTGASNAVYAWESFNYPTDTILPTQILPRGGMLYSRLTETNYSRGRFELRFTTDGNLELNPIAWPSEFRYTSYWSSSGTVSTTGNTSESGFQLVFNQSDIYIEKGNGDTVQLFNSVPAPNYPSNYHRATLGYDGVFRQYTFPRSSDGDRFWSIVRGIPRNICELLNEVGSGACGFNSYCMTNDGTPNCQCPEGYSLTDPNNKPGGCKPNFPLGCGVDGSRNQEDLYELKRMGDVDWPLGEYETLQPYNQTQCEESCLHDCSCAVAIFSAGNTCKKKRLPLTNGRLNYGVAIIKVRKGSAALPPPFTSGSDDDIKPKSKRENQILTWTLFSGGSGLFNILLLAAVISLVVLLRHRKKYNKLVVHDSDFPDTNLRIFTFKQLKEATDGFKEGLGSGSFGTVYKGVLTNGSKNQVAVKVLEKLIKDGEREFNAEVSAIGKTHHRNLVKLLGYCNEGPNRLLVYEFMSNGSLADFLFGQTPRPDWYRRTQLALGIARGLVYLHEECSTPIIHCDIKPQNILLDEHLTARISDFGLAKSLALDQTRTRTGIRGTRGYVAPEWFKSAPVTVKVDVYSFGVMLLEIICCRKSVEIDFEDERVILTEWAYDCYKERRLDALVDNEEAVMRDIAMLRRWVKTALCCVQESPSKRPTMKMVIQMLEGYVEVPIPTCASSSFCSGLD
- the LOC131303658 gene encoding phosphoserine aminotransferase 2, chloroplastic-like, which translates into the protein MAMSTTSPNSLHLKNPNRHLINPPTKTSFPIKTQINSFPINNSSGPKKPISITCAASPQVQDRASAAAAGSERVFNFAAGPAILPENVLRRAESELYNWRGSGMSVMEMSHRGKEFRSIIEKAESDLRTLLNISSDYAVLFLQGGATTQFAAVPLNLCTPSDTVDFVVTGSWGDKAFKEAVKYCKPNVIWSGKSEKYTKVPSFDGLEQNPDAKYLHICANETIHGVEFKDYPTPRNRAGLLVADMSSNFCSKPVDVTKFGLIYAGAQKNVGPSGVTIVIVRKDLIGNAQEITPVMLDYKIHADNNSLYNTPPCFGIYVCGLVFEDLLAQGGLVEVEKKNIKKGQMLYNAIDESKGFYRCPVEKSVRSLMNVPFTLEKSELEEEFVKEAAKEKMLQLKGHRSVGGIRASIYNAMPLAGVEKLVAFMKDFQARHG